A segment of the Gossypium hirsutum isolate 1008001.06 chromosome D10, Gossypium_hirsutum_v2.1, whole genome shotgun sequence genome:
TGGAATTGCATAGCCTGAAAGATTCATTTGATCGTGTTGCAAAGAAGCGAAAGGTGTCCTATTCTAAAACACATGAAGTTACAGACCTGATTGTTCAGGAAATCAATAAGGCAATCAAGGTGATGCAGTCAAGCACCCTTGAATATAAATCAGAACTAGCTGAATTGAAGAAAAAGTTACAGGAAGTTTCTCCACTCAATCAGCTAGAAGGCGCCCAAAAGGAACTGAATATAGCACTGATAAAGTATCCGAAAGCTCTTGAGAAAGTGTTTAATCGTGATATATCCAAGGCTTATCAAAATATTGAGTTTGATTCCCCTATAGTTAACCAAATAATTGCCAGTCATTTCTACAGGCAAGGGCTGTTTGAGGTTGGTGATTGTTTCATAGCTGAGGCTCAGGATGCAGAAGCTGCTGTTGCTATGAGATCACTTTTCCAGGAACTTTATCAAATGCTCGAAGCCATGAAGAGTCAGAACCTGGAGCCTGCCCTGAAATGGGCAGCTGCGAACTCTAATAAACTGAAGGAAAATGGTTCGGACCTTCAGCTGAGAATCCATCATTTGCAGTTTGTGAAAATATTACAAAAGGGAAGCAGAGATGAAGCACTCAAGTACACAAGAACCAACTTTGCTTCTTTTGCCGGAAACCATATGGCTGAAATCCAGAAACTCATGGGGTGTCTCTTGTATTCTGATAGACTTCATGAGTCCCCATATGCTCATTTATTATCGCCGACCAATTGGGATACGGTAACCGACGAACTAACCAGGCAGTTCTGCAATCTTCTGGGGCAATCATACGAGAGCCCATTGAGTGCCACAATAGCGGCAGGAATTCAAGGCTTGCCACCTCTTCTCAAGTTTATGACTGTTATGGCAGGGCAGAAGCACGAATGGCAATCAATGAAGCAGTTACCCGTGCCGGTAGAGTTAGACAAGGAGTTCCAATTTCATT
Coding sequences within it:
- the LOC107914351 gene encoding protein RMD5 homolog, whose amino-acid sequence is MELHSLKDSFDRVAKKRKVSYSKTHEVTDLIVQEINKAIKVMQSSTLEYKSELAELKKKLQEVSPLNQLEGAQKELNIALIKYPKALEKVFNRDISKAYQNIEFDSPIVNQIIASHFYRQGLFEVGDCFIAEAQDAEAAVAMRSLFQELYQMLEAMKSQNLEPALKWAAANSNKLKENGSDLQLRIHHLQFVKILQKGSRDEALKYTRTNFASFAGNHMAEIQKLMGCLLYSDRLHESPYAHLLSPTNWDTVTDELTRQFCNLLGQSYESPLSATIAAGIQGLPPLLKFMTVMAGQKHEWQSMKQLPVPVELDKEFQFHSVFVCPVTKEQSTDDNLPMLMSCGHVLCKQSINKMSKNGSKTFKCPYCPTDIDLTQCRQLIF